From Coffea arabica cultivar ET-39 chromosome 2e, Coffea Arabica ET-39 HiFi, whole genome shotgun sequence, the proteins below share one genomic window:
- the LOC140036853 gene encoding serine/threonine-protein kinase-like protein At5g23170 produces the protein MHEFKYEELVQATENFSQSRLVGKGSHGHVYRGILKRNGCQHDQLVAVKKQSLGLQKLRDNSKLENEVHILSSLSHNPYVINLLGISHDSSNNKVLVMEYMPNGTLHEMLRSPVGASSCPPPTWPKRAQIALQIAKAVQFLHEARPPIVHRDIKSANILFDSDWNARLADLGLAIRMNHDSLNRQIDSLNRPAGTIGYLDPAYTVPSKLSTKIDVFSFGVLLLEIISARKVMDVSRSPSSIVEWAIPLIQKDQIVEISDRRVPISRFTEGLIRNMLSIAGRCINFRETDRPSMGEIVSELENCIVEPIRFPVWMNLLRSLIQRKIGTSKSKTAARAATSIVCAPHQENGHADISRGKLLLREILADIS, from the coding sequence ATGCATGAATTCAAGTATGAAGAACTTGTTCAAGCAACTGAAAACTTCTCTCAATCGCGACTTGTCGGTAAAGGGAGCCATGGCCATGTTTACAGAGGCATTCTGAAGAGAAATGGTTGCCAACATGATCAGCTTGTGGCCGTAAAGAAGCAATCACTAGGCCTTCAAAAGCTTCGAGACAATTCGAAACTCGAAAATGAAGTGCACATCTTATCATCACTGTCCCATAATCCATACGTGATCAACCTTCTTGGCATCAGTCATGACTCTTCCAACAACAAAGTTCTTGTCATGGAATACATGCCTAATGGAACCCTTCATGAAATGCTCCGCAGCCCCGTTGGGGCGTCCTCCTGTCCCCCGCCAACATGGCCAAAACGCGCCCAAATAGCTCTCCAGATAGCCAAAGCCGTGCAGTTTCTTCATGAAGCAAGGCCACCAATTGTTCACAGGGACATTAAATCAGCCAACATTTTGTTCGACTCGGATTGGAATGCTAGGTTGGCTGATCTTGGGCTTGCGATTAGAATGAATCATGACTCCCTGAACCGGCAAATTGACTCACTGAACCGACCAGCCGGGACTATCGGTTACCTGGACCCTGCTTACACTGTTCCTAGCAAGTTAAGCACCAAAATTGACGTATTCAGCTTTGGAGTGTTATTGCTGGAAATTATATCTGCCAGAAAAGTGATGGATGTTTCGAGATCACCATCTTCAATTGTTGAGTGGGCAATTCCGTTGATCCAAAAGGATCAGATTGTGGAAATATCTGATCGAAGGGTCCCTATTTCGCGATTTACAGAAGGCCTGATTAGGAACATGCTGAGCATTGCTGGAAGGTGTATAAATTTTAGAGAAACTGATCGCCCGTCAATGGGAGAAATTGTCAGCGAGTTGGAGAACTGCATTGTTGAACCGATTAGATTTCCAGTATGGATGAATCTCCTAAGGAGTCTCATTCAAAGGAAAATCGGTACCAGCAAGAGCAAGACTGCAGCTAGAGCCGCAACCAGTATTGTTTGTGCACCACATCAAGAAAATGGTCATGCTGATATTTCAAGAGGGAAATTGCTGCTAAGGGAAATATTGGCTgatatttcttaa
- the LOC140036852 gene encoding zinc finger transcription factor YY1-like isoform X2, producing the protein METHITHNLFERRHIIKSRAPAVKWTREWVPQDVVATGGKCLLLRWVNEATLKAIKEKKEPEVPEPEPEPTTEVLFLCSYEGCGKTFIDAGALGKHSHIHGERQYVCHYENCGKAFSLDFNLRSHMKTHSQENYHICPYPDCGKRYAHEYKLKNHIATHHEKNMVETPKYALPPEKPVKTPKSSTAAYSSASSDRPYACPYEGCEKAYIHEYKLNLHLRREHPGHFKDETPKNAQSTAENDMDEASDQDAYAGKRGNDKIQKQSKAKPSLKLPPAKVQRKSSSNASPANASVVKKPWPVKEEVYDEEDSEETEEERENVGDGWRYAENEDDDEETEYED; encoded by the exons ATGGAGACTCACATAACTCACAATTTGTTTGAGAGGCGCCACATAATCAAGTCCAGAGCTCCTGCGGTTAAATGGACCAGAGAATG GGTGCCACAAGACGTTGTTGCAACAGGAGGAAAGTGCCTTCTTCTAAGATGGGTTAATG AGGCCACATTGAAGGCTatcaaagagaagaaagaaccAGAAGTGCCAGAGCCAGAGCCTGAACCAACAACTGAAGTTCTCTTTCTTTGTAGTTATGAAGGCTGTGGAAAGACATTTATTGATGCAGGAGCCTTGGGGAAGCATTCACACATCCATGGAGAGAGGCAATATGTTTGCCACTATGAGAATTGTGGAAAG GCATTCTCATTGGATTTCAACCTCAGATCACACATGAAAACCCATTCACAGGAGAACTACCATATCTGCCCGTATCCAGATTGTGGAAAGCGATATGCGCATGAGTACAAGCTAAAAAATCATATTGCGACTCATCATGAGAAG AATATGGTAGAAACTCCAAAATATGCCCTGCCACCAGAGAAGCCAGTGAAAACTCCAAAATCTTCAACAGCAGCTTATAGCTCCGCGTCATCAGACCGCCCTTATGCCTGCCCTTATGAAGGGTGTGAAAAGGCCTACATCCACGAGTACAAGCTAAATCTTCATTTAAGAAGGGAGCACCCAGGCCATTTTAAGgatgaaactcctaaaaatgCCCAATCAACTGCTGAAAATGACATGGATGAAGCCAGCGATCAAGACGCATACGCTGGAAAACGTGGGAACGACAAAATCCAGAAGCAAAGCAAGGCAAAGCCAAGCTTAAAGTTACCTCCAGCAAAAGTTCAACGTAAAAGCTCCTCCAATGCTTCTCCAGCTAATGCAAGTGTTGTGAAAAAACCTTGGCCAGTAAAAGAAGAAGTATATGATGAGGAAGATAGTGAAGAAACAGAAGAGGAACGCGAAAATGTCGGGGACGGTTGGAGGTATGCCGAAAATGAAGACGATGACGAAGAGACGGAGTATGAGGACTGA
- the LOC140036852 gene encoding zinc finger transcription factor YY1-like isoform X1: METHITHNLFERRHIIKSRAPAVKWTREWVPQDVVATGGKCLLLRWVNEATLKAIKEKKEPEVPEPEPEPTTEVLFLCSYEGCGKTFIDAGALGKHSHIHGERQYVCHYENCGKKFLDSSKLKRHFLIHTGERDFVCPHEGCGKAFSLDFNLRSHMKTHSQENYHICPYPDCGKRYAHEYKLKNHIATHHEKNMVETPKYALPPEKPVKTPKSSTAAYSSASSDRPYACPYEGCEKAYIHEYKLNLHLRREHPGHFKDETPKNAQSTAENDMDEASDQDAYAGKRGNDKIQKQSKAKPSLKLPPAKVQRKSSSNASPANASVVKKPWPVKEEVYDEEDSEETEEERENVGDGWRYAENEDDDEETEYED; encoded by the exons ATGGAGACTCACATAACTCACAATTTGTTTGAGAGGCGCCACATAATCAAGTCCAGAGCTCCTGCGGTTAAATGGACCAGAGAATG GGTGCCACAAGACGTTGTTGCAACAGGAGGAAAGTGCCTTCTTCTAAGATGGGTTAATG AGGCCACATTGAAGGCTatcaaagagaagaaagaaccAGAAGTGCCAGAGCCAGAGCCTGAACCAACAACTGAAGTTCTCTTTCTTTGTAGTTATGAAGGCTGTGGAAAGACATTTATTGATGCAGGAGCCTTGGGGAAGCATTCACACATCCATGGAGAGAGGCAATATGTTTGCCACTATGAGAATTGTGGAAAG AAATTTTTGGATAGTTCAAAATTGAAGAGACACTTTCTTATTCATACTGGGGAGAGGGATTTTGTCTGTCCGCATGAAGGGTGTGGTAAG GCATTCTCATTGGATTTCAACCTCAGATCACACATGAAAACCCATTCACAGGAGAACTACCATATCTGCCCGTATCCAGATTGTGGAAAGCGATATGCGCATGAGTACAAGCTAAAAAATCATATTGCGACTCATCATGAGAAG AATATGGTAGAAACTCCAAAATATGCCCTGCCACCAGAGAAGCCAGTGAAAACTCCAAAATCTTCAACAGCAGCTTATAGCTCCGCGTCATCAGACCGCCCTTATGCCTGCCCTTATGAAGGGTGTGAAAAGGCCTACATCCACGAGTACAAGCTAAATCTTCATTTAAGAAGGGAGCACCCAGGCCATTTTAAGgatgaaactcctaaaaatgCCCAATCAACTGCTGAAAATGACATGGATGAAGCCAGCGATCAAGACGCATACGCTGGAAAACGTGGGAACGACAAAATCCAGAAGCAAAGCAAGGCAAAGCCAAGCTTAAAGTTACCTCCAGCAAAAGTTCAACGTAAAAGCTCCTCCAATGCTTCTCCAGCTAATGCAAGTGTTGTGAAAAAACCTTGGCCAGTAAAAGAAGAAGTATATGATGAGGAAGATAGTGAAGAAACAGAAGAGGAACGCGAAAATGTCGGGGACGGTTGGAGGTATGCCGAAAATGAAGACGATGACGAAGAGACGGAGTATGAGGACTGA